One window from the genome of Corynebacterium sp. SCR221107 encodes:
- a CDS encoding ATP-binding protein, which produces MSSIDDEIVRAKMRKLRVSTFADIFYEVVNDEAYADALPEDIFLAAVEEAYTQRQQRNIAKAITQAKFRYPDASLAEVTRAEQRGINMRQLKRIAATNWRENPTNIHILAPTGTGKTYIACAIGIAACKAGYSVAYYRLDQLVDMLAVFSPTDQNYLDKMRKLINVDVLIIDDFMTMSINQRGQEDLTKIIFDRDGRLPTLISSQSAAAYWVETLPDRVGADSLVSRLNNGHRIRIGDFDMRKATAPIEPDE; this is translated from the coding sequence ATGAGCAGCATCGATGACGAGATTGTGCGGGCGAAAATGCGCAAGCTTCGCGTATCAACCTTCGCTGACATCTTCTACGAGGTTGTCAACGACGAGGCCTATGCGGATGCGCTACCAGAAGATATCTTCCTCGCCGCAGTCGAAGAAGCCTACACACAACGCCAACAGCGCAACATTGCCAAGGCTATCACCCAGGCTAAATTCCGATACCCGGATGCGAGCCTTGCTGAAGTCACCCGGGCAGAACAACGCGGCATCAACATGCGCCAGCTGAAACGGATCGCAGCGACCAACTGGCGGGAAAACCCGACCAACATTCACATCCTCGCACCGACGGGAACAGGCAAGACATACATTGCCTGCGCCATCGGCATCGCCGCATGCAAGGCTGGATATTCCGTGGCGTATTACCGGCTGGATCAACTTGTAGATATGCTCGCGGTCTTCTCACCGACTGACCAAAACTACCTCGATAAGATGCGGAAACTGATCAACGTCGATGTCCTTATCATCGACGATTTTATGACCATGAGCATCAACCAGCGCGGGCAAGAAGACCTAACCAAGATCATATTCGACCGCGACGGTCGGCTCCCGACACTTATCTCCTCCCAATCGGCCGCCGCCTACTGGGTTGAAACACTGCCAGACAGAGTCGGAGCCGATTCACTCGTTAGCCGCCTCAACAACGGCCACCGAATCCGTATCGGAGACTTCGACATGCGCAAGGCCACCGCCCCAATAGAACCGGACGAATAA
- the istA gene encoding IS21 family transposase produces the protein MANFKQIIAMCLDGASYAQITHALGCSRREVSRAKKVINDEVLTPERFRQLPPGWFDDRFSDGRSKRTMSYDQPDFHALARKLKSTKHVTRHKLWMDYLSQPCPTDKAKYQYSQFCSGLNEFLRANDLVEVVTHEPGQELYVDWAGDKVPVVDQASGDTAFKASLFVAVSPYSGLMYVTAAANEKMPAWIECHVKALNYLGKLPAVIVPDNASTATYRPKKTSTYRMVTDRYAAFADYYGVTIVPTRPGRPRDKAAVERAVKIAYTKILGYFNDEVFYSLDELNEAIADRLADINSAMTRPDGSTRRMRFDKEEAPVMRDLPPTPFTEVSYKRLKVDRNWHITCDYQYYSVPFQLVGESVTVRLTPQLVSIFSGEQLVAEHTRLHGFKYRYSTNPQHAPRGDDEGHKALTRDELLAWASSFGAATHAVIAMILDRNSAAVPRGLIQARNVLANLGKKHNKATLEPACQQVLDKKLAPTMAVIKRIQTDIAHVQQHPGSPGLKTQPVAKRQPRPSTPLTGEVADAVFIRPADHYEN, from the coding sequence GTGGCTAACTTCAAACAGATCATCGCGATGTGCCTTGATGGTGCTAGCTACGCGCAGATCACACACGCATTGGGATGTTCACGACGAGAAGTATCCCGCGCAAAGAAAGTCATCAACGATGAGGTACTAACTCCAGAGCGTTTCCGTCAGCTCCCACCGGGATGGTTTGATGATCGATTCAGTGATGGCCGGAGTAAGCGGACGATGTCCTACGACCAGCCTGATTTTCATGCTCTTGCACGCAAGCTGAAAAGTACGAAGCACGTGACCAGGCACAAGCTGTGGATGGACTACTTGTCGCAGCCTTGTCCGACGGATAAGGCAAAGTACCAGTACTCCCAGTTTTGCAGTGGGCTCAATGAATTTCTGCGTGCTAATGATCTTGTCGAAGTCGTCACCCATGAGCCCGGGCAAGAGCTTTATGTCGACTGGGCCGGTGACAAAGTGCCAGTGGTGGATCAGGCCAGTGGTGATACCGCATTCAAGGCGTCATTGTTTGTCGCGGTCAGCCCGTACTCAGGACTGATGTACGTTACTGCTGCTGCGAATGAGAAGATGCCGGCTTGGATTGAGTGCCATGTTAAGGCGTTGAACTATCTTGGCAAATTACCGGCGGTCATCGTGCCGGATAATGCTTCTACGGCGACTTATCGGCCGAAAAAGACCTCTACATATCGGATGGTCACTGACCGCTACGCAGCGTTTGCTGACTATTACGGGGTCACGATCGTGCCGACTCGGCCCGGCAGGCCACGCGACAAAGCGGCAGTAGAACGTGCCGTGAAAATCGCCTACACCAAAATCCTGGGTTACTTCAACGACGAGGTCTTCTATAGCCTTGATGAGCTTAATGAGGCGATCGCTGATCGGCTTGCCGATATCAACAGCGCAATGACGCGGCCTGATGGCTCAACACGGCGCATGCGCTTTGATAAAGAAGAGGCACCAGTGATGCGCGATCTTCCGCCGACGCCGTTTACGGAAGTGTCTTATAAGCGGCTTAAAGTCGATCGTAATTGGCACATCACCTGTGACTATCAGTACTACTCTGTGCCATTTCAGCTGGTAGGAGAATCGGTAACAGTCAGGCTCACCCCGCAACTGGTGAGCATCTTCAGCGGGGAGCAGCTTGTTGCTGAACACACGCGCCTTCACGGATTTAAATACCGGTATTCCACAAACCCTCAGCATGCACCGCGTGGCGATGATGAAGGCCACAAGGCGCTTACCCGTGATGAGCTTTTGGCCTGGGCCTCGTCGTTTGGGGCAGCAACGCACGCAGTCATAGCGATGATCCTCGACCGCAATAGTGCCGCCGTACCCCGCGGACTCATCCAGGCACGCAACGTGCTGGCCAACCTGGGCAAAAAGCACAACAAAGCCACCCTGGAACCTGCATGCCAGCAGGTCTTAGACAAGAAACTGGCCCCCACGATGGCAGTGATCAAACGCATCCAGACTGACATTGCCCACGTCCAACAACATCCCGGGTCACCAGGGCTAAAAACACAGCCTGTGGCCAAGCGCCAACCACGCCCAAGTACCCCGCTTACCGGCGAGGTGGCCGATGCCGTCTTTATCCGGCCTGCTGATCACTACGAAAACTAG
- a CDS encoding recombinase family protein → MDNGTEPPLPLDIPEHSEVISGQKVGYARVSSKDQNLERQTAALKKEKCFRIFTDTVSGSSTDRPGLDGALNYVRPGDQLVVMSMDRLARSLIDLHSSE, encoded by the coding sequence ATGGATAATGGAACAGAACCGCCACTACCTCTAGATATTCCTGAACATTCCGAGGTTATTTCCGGACAGAAAGTCGGCTACGCGCGGGTTAGCTCTAAAGACCAAAACTTAGAGCGGCAAACCGCAGCGTTGAAGAAAGAGAAATGCTTTCGCATTTTTACCGATACCGTCAGCGGTTCGTCTACTGACCGTCCTGGGTTGGATGGTGCGTTGAATTATGTGCGCCCTGGTGACCAACTTGTGGTTATGAGTATGGATCGGTTGGCACGCTCGCTTATTGATCTGCACTCGTCTGAATAA
- a CDS encoding pyridoxal phosphate-dependent aminotransferase: MKNIGVTRMQEFGETVFATFSARAAELGAINLGQGFPDTDGPNAMLERAQQEIARGNNQYPPGLGMPVLREAVACHQSRYGRTIDPATQVLITVGATEAITAAVTALVEPGEDVIVFEPYFDSYAAAISLAGGRRVAVSLKPAGDTWTLDTKAFEQAITPQTKLVICNSPHNPTGAVFDRAVLEEFARIVVAHDLLVVSDEVYEHLVFPPATHTHLASLPGMWERTVSVSSAAKTFNATGWKTGWAVGPQPLIKEVQRVKQYLSYVGAAPFQPAVAYALDNELAWVDAMAAGLAKKKQLLADALRAAGLKVYDSHGTYYLVAELPEAFADDMAFCTYLIEEVGVAAIPISVFCDHKDDWRRKVRFAFCKKDETLIEACRRIQDRLHLA, translated from the coding sequence ATGAAAAACATCGGTGTCACCCGCATGCAGGAATTCGGCGAGACAGTCTTTGCCACCTTCTCCGCCCGCGCCGCCGAGCTAGGCGCCATAAATCTTGGCCAAGGCTTCCCCGACACGGACGGGCCTAACGCCATGCTCGAGCGCGCCCAGCAAGAGATCGCCCGGGGCAATAACCAGTATCCGCCGGGGCTGGGCATGCCCGTGCTGCGGGAAGCCGTGGCTTGTCACCAATCGCGTTACGGGCGCACCATCGATCCCGCGACGCAGGTCCTTATCACCGTCGGCGCGACGGAGGCCATCACCGCCGCCGTCACCGCACTCGTCGAACCCGGCGAGGACGTCATCGTCTTTGAACCCTATTTTGACTCCTATGCCGCGGCGATTTCGCTAGCCGGCGGGCGGCGCGTTGCAGTATCCCTGAAACCGGCTGGTGACACCTGGACGTTAGACACAAAGGCTTTCGAGCAGGCGATCACGCCGCAAACAAAGCTGGTTATCTGCAACAGCCCCCACAATCCCACCGGCGCAGTGTTCGACCGCGCCGTGTTGGAGGAGTTCGCCCGAATAGTGGTCGCCCATGACCTCCTCGTGGTCTCCGACGAGGTCTACGAACACCTTGTATTCCCGCCTGCCACCCACACGCACTTAGCAAGCCTGCCGGGAATGTGGGAGCGCACCGTCAGCGTTTCCAGCGCCGCTAAGACCTTCAACGCCACCGGTTGGAAGACCGGCTGGGCAGTCGGCCCGCAGCCACTGATCAAAGAGGTCCAGCGCGTCAAGCAGTATTTGAGCTATGTAGGTGCCGCCCCTTTTCAGCCCGCGGTCGCCTATGCGCTGGACAATGAGTTGGCCTGGGTGGATGCCATGGCCGCCGGGCTTGCCAAGAAGAAGCAGTTGCTTGCCGACGCGCTGCGCGCCGCTGGGCTCAAGGTCTACGACTCTCATGGCACCTACTACCTCGTTGCCGAACTACCCGAGGCATTCGCCGACGACATGGCCTTTTGCACCTATCTCATCGAAGAGGTTGGTGTGGCTGCGATACCGATCTCCGTGTTTTGCGATCACAAGGACGATTGGCGCAGGAAGGTTCGTTTCGCCTTCTGCAAGAAGGACGAAACGCTCATAGAAGCCTGCCGACGCATCCAGGACCGGCTTCACCTCGCCTAG
- a CDS encoding DDE-type integrase/transposase/recombinase gives MAIPTHIRKKIADFDPVRDGKTITKFCKEIGVSRQTYNNIKHRIAERGRAGIIPDSTAPKNPTRKFGVELRQLVVQARQVLKETGRDYGPWSIYYYLLDDLRMENPPQRSTIALWLHEAGVVDENARKRPRSSYRRFARAKVNELWQIDGFVYRLFDTAHTQITIYQLIDDASRFDVGSQAFSAPENGVDARATLAAAMDSYGCPQEVLSDNGEAFATYHRGRLSDTERWLAHLGVWSIAGFAPQTQGKDERSHQTIIRYLDARTPTTLGQVQQLLVEYRTYYNTKRRHQGLNHGKMHITPAQAREILDHATPPKQPLDPDVLWAKIASYYHSMHDGVPEERKNTLGEVAASPKACEHDNEPIHQDSHPIDTPSVTAAGSASSNDWGIPDELWINRSGVVTILKHRLYVGTRWKNRMIYSHVGTHHAEFFTAHDGELLFSFPLPITLLHRPAGGQINIGHVEGMWHRRPPEIKPILSRPRPSRRKKP, from the coding sequence ATGGCTATTCCAACTCATATCCGTAAGAAGATCGCGGATTTCGATCCCGTCCGTGACGGCAAGACCATCACAAAGTTCTGCAAGGAAATCGGCGTGTCCAGGCAGACATACAACAACATCAAACATCGCATCGCCGAACGCGGCCGAGCAGGAATTATCCCAGATTCAACAGCACCGAAGAATCCTACCCGAAAATTCGGTGTCGAGCTACGCCAACTGGTTGTCCAGGCCCGCCAGGTTCTGAAAGAAACTGGCCGTGACTATGGGCCGTGGTCAATCTACTACTACTTGCTCGATGACCTTCGGATGGAAAATCCTCCGCAGCGCTCGACGATCGCCTTGTGGCTTCACGAAGCTGGTGTTGTTGACGAGAATGCTCGGAAGCGTCCCCGAAGCTCGTACAGGCGGTTTGCGCGTGCGAAGGTCAATGAGCTGTGGCAGATCGATGGCTTTGTCTATCGCCTGTTCGATACAGCGCATACCCAGATCACGATCTACCAGCTCATCGACGATGCGAGTCGTTTTGATGTAGGGTCGCAAGCATTCAGTGCACCCGAGAACGGTGTCGATGCACGCGCCACATTGGCGGCTGCAATGGATTCATATGGCTGTCCTCAGGAGGTGCTATCCGATAACGGTGAGGCCTTCGCTACCTACCACCGAGGGCGACTGTCGGACACCGAACGATGGCTGGCACATCTGGGTGTGTGGTCTATTGCTGGATTCGCTCCACAAACCCAAGGTAAAGACGAACGATCCCACCAAACGATCATCCGGTACCTTGACGCGCGCACCCCCACAACACTCGGGCAAGTCCAACAGCTGCTCGTGGAGTATCGCACCTACTACAACACCAAGCGACGTCACCAAGGCCTCAACCACGGCAAAATGCACATCACTCCGGCACAAGCCCGCGAGATTCTCGACCACGCCACCCCACCTAAACAGCCTCTTGATCCAGATGTGTTGTGGGCCAAAATCGCCTCGTACTACCACAGCATGCACGATGGAGTCCCCGAGGAAAGGAAAAACACCTTGGGAGAAGTTGCAGCTTCACCCAAGGCGTGTGAACACGATAATGAGCCAATCCACCAGGATTCACACCCTATCGATACCCCCAGCGTAACTGCCGCAGGCTCAGCGTCAAGCAACGACTGGGGCATCCCCGACGAACTTTGGATCAACCGAAGTGGTGTCGTGACCATCCTCAAGCACCGTTTGTATGTCGGCACTCGATGGAAAAATAGAATGATCTACAGCCATGTCGGCACCCATCATGCGGAGTTTTTTACCGCGCATGACGGCGAGCTTTTATTCTCCTTCCCCCTACCCATTACCTTGTTGCACCGACCGGCCGGAGGACAGATCAACATCGGACATGTAGAAGGGATGTGGCACCGCCGCCCGCCGGAGATCAAACCGATCCTGTCGCGACCGCGGCCCTCGCGACGCAAAAAGCCGTAG
- a CDS encoding DUF3239 domain-containing protein — MPVFSFNVDEAYAKKNNELLKDTRRLQASAALFGLVQLAIGFSIFLYVGRDTLGWIVLAVFALMSLVSFAMIAIIPKQVGSATSLYAKYDLAPAMIAQVDPHGLKLLALVNLNIDPAQPPRYGLAMRSITKLDGHKREIGERVPAVAVSGRRSSHSQATWDEISPMPIAWATQDAQTIARAEKEIPATLWSTLESNLDRLADVRATRFNLLELD; from the coding sequence ATGCCAGTTTTTTCCTTTAACGTCGATGAAGCGTACGCGAAGAAGAACAACGAGCTGCTCAAGGACACCCGGCGCCTGCAAGCCTCTGCTGCCCTCTTCGGCCTCGTGCAGCTGGCGATCGGCTTCAGCATCTTTTTGTACGTCGGCCGCGATACCCTCGGTTGGATCGTGCTCGCCGTGTTCGCCTTGATGTCGTTGGTCAGCTTCGCCATGATCGCGATCATCCCCAAGCAGGTCGGGTCTGCCACTTCCTTGTATGCCAAGTACGATCTGGCACCCGCGATGATCGCGCAGGTAGACCCCCACGGCCTCAAGCTGTTGGCCTTGGTCAACCTCAATATCGACCCCGCGCAGCCGCCGCGCTATGGGCTAGCGATGCGCTCTATCACCAAGCTGGATGGCCACAAGCGTGAGATTGGCGAGCGAGTTCCTGCAGTTGCGGTCTCCGGGCGCCGCTCCTCCCACTCGCAGGCCACCTGGGATGAGATCTCGCCCATGCCGATTGCTTGGGCGACGCAGGATGCCCAGACCATCGCACGCGCGGAAAAGGAGATTCCGGCGACGCTGTGGTCCACGCTGGAAAGCAACCTCGATCGGCTGGCCGATGTTCGCGCCACCCGCTTTAACCTTTTGGAGCTGGATTAA
- a CDS encoding DNA repair helicase XPB, which produces MSEFGGPLIVQSDKTVLLETDHPLANEARAALAPFAELERAPEHVHTYRITPLALWNARAAGHDAEQVVDVLERYSRFPVPQALLIDVAETMSRYGRVRLHKHPAHGLILESREPAILAELVRHKKIAPMFGPQIDAETLVVHPSERGRLKQELLKIGWPAEDLAGYVDGEAHPIELSTAHEDWSLRDYQEYAAESFWEGGSGVVVLPCGSGKTMVGAAAMAKAKATTLILVTNTVAGRQWRDELLKRTSLTEQEIGEYSGEKKEIRPVTIATYQVVTRKTKGEYRALELFDSRDWGLIIYDEVHLLPAPVFSLTSGLQSRRRLGLTATLVREDGREGDVFSLIGPKRYDAPWKELEAQGYIATAECVEVRTVMTELERMDYATAAAKDRYRIAASSRSKWQPLQRILDHHAGQPTLVIGAYIDQLERIGQELGVPVVDGKTSNAKREKLFESFRTGEITTLVVSKVANFSIDLPEAAVAVQVSGTFGSRQEEAQRLGRLLRPKADGNEAFFYTIVSRDSLDSEYAAHRQRFLAEQGYAYRIVDADDLAPSLPTITGQASNSQQR; this is translated from the coding sequence CGTACAGTCCGACAAGACTGTCCTTTTGGAGACCGACCATCCGCTCGCCAACGAGGCCCGCGCCGCGCTGGCACCTTTTGCCGAGCTCGAGCGCGCCCCGGAGCACGTCCACACCTACCGCATTACCCCGCTGGCACTGTGGAATGCGCGCGCGGCCGGCCACGACGCCGAACAGGTCGTCGACGTGCTCGAGCGTTACTCGCGTTTTCCGGTTCCGCAGGCATTGCTTATCGACGTCGCCGAGACCATGTCCCGTTACGGCCGCGTGCGCTTGCACAAGCACCCAGCTCACGGGCTGATTCTGGAATCCCGCGAGCCCGCCATCCTGGCTGAATTAGTCCGGCACAAAAAGATCGCCCCCATGTTCGGCCCACAAATCGATGCCGAGACCCTCGTGGTTCACCCATCTGAGCGCGGAAGGCTCAAGCAGGAGCTGCTGAAGATCGGTTGGCCCGCCGAGGATCTCGCCGGCTACGTCGACGGCGAAGCCCACCCTATCGAGTTGTCCACCGCGCACGAGGACTGGTCATTGCGCGACTACCAGGAGTACGCCGCGGAGTCTTTTTGGGAGGGCGGTTCCGGCGTGGTGGTCTTGCCCTGCGGTTCGGGAAAGACGATGGTGGGTGCGGCCGCGATGGCCAAGGCGAAGGCGACCACCCTCATACTGGTCACCAACACCGTGGCCGGACGCCAGTGGCGCGACGAGCTACTCAAGCGCACGAGCCTGACTGAACAGGAGATAGGCGAGTACTCCGGGGAAAAGAAGGAAATCCGACCCGTCACCATCGCCACCTACCAGGTTGTTACCCGCAAGACGAAGGGCGAGTACCGCGCCTTAGAGCTTTTCGATTCCCGCGACTGGGGACTCATTATTTACGACGAGGTTCACCTCTTGCCTGCGCCGGTGTTTAGCCTGACCTCCGGATTGCAGTCCCGCCGGCGCCTGGGGCTTACCGCAACGCTCGTTCGCGAGGACGGCCGCGAGGGCGACGTGTTCTCGCTCATCGGACCGAAACGCTACGACGCACCGTGGAAGGAGCTGGAGGCACAAGGCTACATTGCGACCGCCGAGTGCGTGGAAGTGCGCACCGTCATGACGGAGCTTGAGCGCATGGACTACGCCACCGCGGCCGCCAAGGATCGGTATCGAATCGCCGCCAGTTCGCGCTCGAAGTGGCAACCGCTCCAGCGCATCCTTGATCACCATGCCGGCCAGCCCACGCTGGTCATCGGCGCCTACATTGATCAGCTCGAAAGAATCGGCCAGGAACTGGGCGTGCCCGTCGTTGATGGGAAGACCTCCAACGCCAAGCGGGAAAAGCTTTTCGAGTCCTTCCGTACAGGCGAAATCACAACCCTGGTGGTATCCAAGGTGGCAAACTTCTCCATCGACCTCCCGGAGGCTGCCGTGGCGGTGCAGGTCTCCGGCACCTTCGGATCACGCCAAGAAGAAGCCCAGCGATTGGGCCGTTTATTGCGCCCCAAGGCCGACGGGAACGAGGCCTTCTTCTACACCATCGTCAGCCGCGACAGCCTCGATTCTGAGTACGCCGCCCACCGCCAGCGTTTCTTGGCTGAACAAGGTTACGCCTACCGCATCGTCGACGCCGATGACTTAGCCCCCTCCTTGCCCACCATCACCGGGCAAGCGAGCAACAGCCAGCAACGATGA